Part of the Novosphingobium sp. KA1 genome is shown below.
TGCACGAGGATGGAGATCAGAAAACCGGAGGTGTCGGTCAGGATATGACGCTTGCGGCCTTTGACTTTCTTGCCCGCGTCATATCCACTCGGGCCGCCGCTTTCGGTCGTTTTCACGCTCTGGCTATCGATGATGCCCGCACTGGGAGAGGCTTCGCGCCCCTCGATCTCTCGCAGGTTCATGACCAGCAGCGTGTTCATCACCTCGAACAATCCCGCGTTACGCCAAGCGTAGAAATAGCGCCGAACCGTCGAGACCGGTGGAAAGCACTTGGGCAGCAGGCGCCAGGCACACCCGGCCGAAGCCAGATAGAGCAGCGCGTTGGCCACTTCGCGCATATTCGTGCTGCGCCGCCGACCGCCTTGCTTTGCCGGGGGAATGAACGGGGCCACCAGCGCCCACTCCTTATCCGTCATGTCGCTTGGATAACGCAGTCCCTTGCGGCTATGCTCCTCTCGAGCAATGCCAGTCCATGCCATTGATCACTCCATCTCTCGCAAGGACGGCGTGAATCATAACATGCTGGTATTGCTCAACAACTTTTGGATCGGGCTCTTATGGCATTATGCCGTTGGCCAAGATGGAGATCCGCGCGTCCAGGTCCTCATAAAGGGGCCGGCATCGAGTGCCATTTTGCGCCATAGGGTTCCCGGACACCGGTCAACTGTCAGGCCATCTTCTACTCACCTCCCGCAGACATCATCCAACTGATTTACGTTCAATCTGTCAGTGGGCGTGTAATTCTCCGCAAATGTGGGCTTTGAAAATTCCCTGATTGTTGGACCTGGTTCCCCAATGAGCCGGGGTTAACCCCGGCTCATTGGGGAACTCCAAATTCGGCGCGATGATCTCCTGCAGGAGGCAGCGCCCGATGATCCGACTTGGAGAAGCCATGATGATACTGGAGCTGAACCGGCAGGGGCTGTCGGTGACCGCCATCGCCCGTCGGACGGGCCGCGATCCCAAGACCGTTCGCAAATACATCGAGCGCGGCGTTGAGGTGCCCGCTTACGGCCCTCGTAAATTGGGACGACCATGCAAGATCGCTCCTTACATGGAATTCCTGCGTGAGCGGATTATGTTTGGTCCCAACATGTGATGGTGTAAAAGTATCCCCATCACAGCGGAGGGATTTATGGGCCAGGTTCTCCATGGCAGCGCCAAGACCACGCACGCCATTCGAGCAGAGCTACAGCGATCGCAAGCTTCGGTCGCGCACCTCGCCAAGAAGTACGGGATCAACGAGAAAACGGTCCTGAAGTGGCGCAAGCGGCAATCGGTGGAAGACTTGCCGATGGGACCGAGGGAGCGGCGCAGCACTGTGCTCTCCCCAATGGAGGAAGCCGCGATCGTGGCGCTGCGGGTGCAGGCCCGGCTGCCACTCGACGATGTT
Proteins encoded:
- a CDS encoding IS5 family transposase — translated: MAWTGIAREEHSRKGLRYPSDMTDKEWALVAPFIPPAKQGGRRRSTNMREVANALLYLASAGCAWRLLPKCFPPVSTVRRYFYAWRNAGLFEVMNTLLVMNLREIEGREASPSAGIIDSQSVKTTESGGPSGYDAGKKVKGRKRHILTDTSGFLISILVHTADIQDRDGAVDVLKGICQRFPWLRHIFADGGYAGDKLRRALAKVGNWVIEIIKRSDKAEGFEVLPRRWVVERTFAWLGRCRRLAKDWEATIASSTAWATIASIRMLIRRTARYCYA